One Aegilops tauschii subsp. strangulata cultivar AL8/78 chromosome 7, Aet v6.0, whole genome shotgun sequence genomic window carries:
- the LOC109736578 gene encoding uncharacterized protein, protein MDIADEFQLLQRQAQAVQDIILPAEVEDLLRRLQQEDDFLPDADAMFRELVRLGHMIEANTNDVTTHVSVAGPLTVAVAESLKTVDAPSDGHDCPICMEDDNSAAWKETPCEHRFHGRCVERWLQAKGSCPMCRRQLVTMPAAAAPSTAGFSDLELDAIVDLVNY, encoded by the coding sequence ATGGATATCGCCGACGAATTCCAACTGCTGCAACGACAAGCACAAGCGGTGCAAGACATTATACTCCCGGCCGAAGTAGAAGACCTGCTGCGACGACTACAACAAGAAGATGACTTTCTACCTGATGCCGATGCCATGTTTCGCGAGCTTGTCCGCCTCGGCCATATGATCGAGGCAAACACGAACGACGTCACCACACACGTCAGCGTCGCGGGTCCGTTGACCGTGGCGGTGGCCGAGTCGCTCAAGACGGTGGACGCGCCATCCGACGGGCACGACTGCCCGATCTGCATGGAGGATGACAACTCGGCGGCGTGGAAGGAGACGCCGTGCGAGCACCGGTTCCACGGACGGTGCGTCGAGAGGTGGCTGCAGGCCAAGGGGAGCTGCCCCATGTGCCGGCGCCAGCTGGTGACcatgcccgccgccgccgcccctagTACCGCTGGATTCTCTGACTTAGAGCTGGATGCCATCGTGGACCTCGTGAATTACTAG